A window of Paenibacillus phoenicis genomic DNA:
CTGAACTGCTGCCCGAACGAATCGCCGAGACAGCGGAATAGATCGAGCCGATGCAGGCCAGTACGATGATGCCCATTAGGATCCCAAAGCGCCAGCTGCTCAAGTGGTCACCAATCTCCTTCTGGACCATCACCCAAAAAGAGGAAGACGAGCGCTCCCGCGGCGGATTCGCTTCTCCGCCGGGACGGAGCTCTGCCCATAGCTTGCGTGCCCGTTCCCGCCACTCATCCAGGCGCAGCTGCTCTTTGAAAGAACGGCTGCCCACGGTTTTGTTTGGCTGCATCATGACTCACCCCTTTTTTCAAAATAGCGATGGTAGATATCGTCAAGTCCGTATTCCTTGCGGCGGATGTACACAAGCTCCGCATCCTTCTGAATCACGGCTTCGGCGATTTGTGCGGTAAGGTCCCGTTCACAAACCACCGTTGCGGTAACGCCCCGCTCGATCTCGTCGTCCCCTTGCTGCGGGTAACGGATGTCACGGACGCCCTGGATGCTGGAAATGTTACGGGCTAGCTCCTCCGTCCAGCCTTTGGCGCCAACCTCTACATAGACGTTGCCGTCCGCATCCAGCTGTTTGGACAGGGTGCGGATGTCGCCGCAGGCAATCAACCGGCCTTGGACGAATAGACCAACCCGGTCGCATATTTGCTGCACTTGATGCAGATGGTGCGAGGACAGCAGCACCGTCAGCTTCTCGTCGCGGCTGAGCGAAGAGATGAGGGCAAGCAGCTCGCGCACCCCTTCGGGGTCGATCCCGAGCGTCGGCTCGTCGAGGATGATGACCTCCGGATTTTTGATGAGCACGTCCGCCAGACCTAACCGCTGCCGCATCCCGCGGGAGAACGCTCCGACCTTCTTGCCGGCGTTGTCTGCAAGTCCGGTTTTCTCCAGCAGGGCTTTGGCGCGTTGCAAAGCTTCTTGCTCCGATACGCCGTTCAGTCTTGCTGTATACACAAGATTATCCAGCGCCGTCCGATCCTCATAGAACCCGACATCATCGGGCAGATAACCCACCTTCCGCTTCACCTTCAGCGCCTCGCGCGTCGGGTCAAAGCCGCAAATCCGCGCCTGTCCCGAGGTTGGCTCGGCCAACCCGAGCATCATCAGGATCGTTGTGGTTTTCCCTGCACCGTTGGGGCCAAGCAAACCAAAGATTTCCCCGCGGGCGATGCTTAAGTTCAGATGATCAACGGCGGTGGCTTCTCCGTATTTCTTCGTCAGCTGCACGAGTTCAATGACCGGACGTTCGCCAGTAGCCGATGGGGTAGGTGTCTTGCCGGTTTCCGTAACCATGGATTATCTTCTCCCATATTTCCGGAACAGGTAATAGATGCCTCCGCAAACGGCCAGTATGATGAGAACCCCCACCCATCCCCATAATACGGACGATTTTACGGTAACCCGCAGATCAGCGTTCGCGCTTTTGTTCGCGGAGGAGGCAGTCAGACTGACGATGTAGTCCCCTGGGAGCGATTTTTTGCTGGATTTAATGGTGGCTTGAACCTGCTTGCTTTCACCCGGCGCGATCGATGTGATCGAGGAAGGCTCGAAGGACACCTCCCAATCCGTCGGAGCGGCCGAGGAGAAGGAGAGATCTTGCAGCTCAGCGGAGCCGGTATTTTGGACCACGAAGGTCAGTTTGCGTTCGGAACCTGCGCCCACGTCTGTGCTCAGCCGGTCATCCACCGTGGAAAACTTCATGTCGTACGTTCCCGTTACGACCGCTTCGATTTTGGCGTTGGCTGTGGTATCGCCGCTCGTTGCCGAAATCGGGATTTCATAGGTGCCGGCTTTGATTTGCTCCGGCGGCTT
This region includes:
- a CDS encoding ABC transporter ATP-binding protein, with product MVTETGKTPTPSATGERPVIELVQLTKKYGEATAVDHLNLSIARGEIFGLLGPNGAGKTTTILMMLGLAEPTSGQARICGFDPTREALKVKRKVGYLPDDVGFYEDRTALDNLVYTARLNGVSEQEALQRAKALLEKTGLADNAGKKVGAFSRGMRQRLGLADVLIKNPEVIILDEPTLGIDPEGVRELLALISSLSRDEKLTVLLSSHHLHQVQQICDRVGLFVQGRLIACGDIRTLSKQLDADGNVYVEVGAKGWTEELARNISSIQGVRDIRYPQQGDDEIERGVTATVVCERDLTAQIAEAVIQKDAELVYIRRKEYGLDDIYHRYFEKRGES